From one Solanum lycopersicum chromosome 12, SLM_r2.1 genomic stretch:
- the LOC101263796 gene encoding 1-phosphatidylinositol-3-phosphate 5-kinase FAB1B-like isoform X7, with translation MSVIHNLHCLTVGIIVVFVEEFFVLSVRLIGYLHYVVIQGHYERSGKRSGQNYASVRGSFEFAHAGVLDPSLNQYAFCATRSDDEEDEYGVYQLDSQGHFPQVNDYYSQIQYDEIKKDYGSHKEHPDGEAIDEKSVSSSSLHNSFDSQASEEVQQIEKQDISDECEVPPSLNVPEEINVEPVDFDNNGLLWIPPEPEDQEDEKEALMNDDDDDGDAAGEWGGLRSSSSHGSGEYRSRDRSNEEQKKVVKNVVDGHFRALVSQIMQAQGVAIDEEDEKESWLEIITSLSWEAATLLKPDTSRSGGMDPGGYVKVKCIASGRRGDSVVVKGVVCKKNVAHRRMTSKIEKPRILILGGALEYQRVSNHLSSFDTLLQQEMDHLKMAVAKIDVHQPDVLLVEKSVSRYAQEYLLAKDISLVLNIKRTLLERIARCTGSQIVPSIDHFSSKKLGFCDMFHVEKFIEEHGTAGQNGKKLAKTLMYFEGCPKPLGCTVLLRGANGDELKKVKHVFQYSIFAAYHLALETSFLADEGASLPELPLNSSITVALPDKSSTIGRSISVVPGFTIHDTEKTQSALCDGAPQRSNSVPTTDLVKTANLCAQKMSMTEFPTAANTETSFLGPLLTGTSVDRGIMHMIESSFSKPSVANNIQDSQGYHFLSTSSAPSDKVEQGCLSKNVQNCRVDVNQRGANPILSQLDGPNVYDEPDSSKEEFPPSPSDHQSILVSLSSRCVWKGTVCERSHLFRIKYYGNCDKPLGRFLRDNLFDQSYRCSLCDMPSEAHVQCYTHRQGTLTISVKKLPEFLLPGEREGKIWMWHRCLRCPRVDGFPLATQRVVMSDAAWGLSFGKFLELSFSNHAAASRVASCGHSLHRDCLRFYGFGKMVACFRYASIDVHSVCLPPAKLDFNDEKNQDWIQQEVNEVIVRAERLFSEVLNAIRLLVEKKSGGQVNSSAEASEAPEARGQIAVLEGMLRKEKEEFEESLQKILNKEAKKVQPVIDIFEINRLRRQFIFQSYMWDHRLVYAASLECEDHCVTEEKPLVGNDKSTGPDNPSRPSDCLNVIDSVSVTPILGEKYNDGVSGSQKNHVDTVHQGSEVLLDSSCAVEKPAGLPAGTESFCGLNSAESTAEGSRALSDGQSAVMDTLSDTLEAAWTGETTSGPGVLKDGTCRSSEPPIADSSTTRLAEKVDVEDPVEENGTKASGFPPSLSSKSSESAEDAGGWLGMSFISFYWSLNKNFLPSAQKLDTLGEYSPVYISSFRESEAQGGARLLLPVGVNDTIIPVYDEEPTSIISYALVSPDYLAQISDEPEKSKDASLYSNLPLQSQESGSLQSLQSMDEILSESLRSLGSIDESFLSSSSSHSSSVLDPLSCTKTMHARVSFSDDGPLGKVKYNVTCYYAKRFEALRRKCCPSEMDYIRSLSRCKKWGAQGGKSNVFFAKTLDDRFIIKQVTKTELESFIKFAPAYFKYLSESINSRSPTCLAKILGIYQVTSKHLKGGKESKLDVLVMENLLFGRNLTRLYDLKGSARSRYNPDSSGSNKVLLDQNLIESMPTSPIFVGNKAKRLLERAVWNDTAFLASVDVMDYSLLVGVDEEKHELVIGIIDFMRQYTWDKHLETWVKASGILGGPKNTPPTVISPKQYKKRFRKAMTTYFLMVPDHWSPLTITPNKSQNDLSGENTLSVKSTE, from the exons GagtgatgatgaagaagatgaatatGGTGTTTACCAGTTAGATTCCCAGGGCCATTTTCCCCAGGTTAATGACTACTACAGTCAGATTCAGTATGATGAGATCAAAAAGGACTATGGATCACATAAAGAGCACCCTGATGGAGAAGCTATTGATGAAAAAAGTGTGAGCAGCTCTTCCTTACACAATAGCTTTGATTCCCAGGCTTCTGAAGAAGTCCAGCAGATTGAAAAACAGGACATCTCTGATGAATGTGAAGTTCCTCCATCCCTAAATGTTCCAGAAGAGATTAATGTGGAACCTGTGGATTTTGACAACAATGGACTTCTCTGGATTCCACCAGAGCCAGAAGATCAAGAAGATGAAAAGGAAGCacttatgaatgatgatgatgacgacgggGATGCTGCAGGAGAGTGGGGAGGTTTACGGTCATCAAGCAGTCATGGAAGTGGTGAATATAGAAGTAGGGATAGGTCAAATGAGGAGCAGAAAAAGGTTGTGAAAAATGTGGTTGATGGCCACTTCAGGGCTTTAGTATCCCAAATTATGCAGGCTCAAGGCGTTGCCATCGACGAGGAAGATGAAAAAGAGAGTTGGCTGGAGATTATTACATCCCTATCATGGGAAGCTGCTACACTTCTGAAACCAGACACTAGCAGGAGCGGAGGGATGGATCCAGGGGGATACGTAAAGGTGAAATGTATAGCATCTGGACGTCGTGGTGACAG TGTGGTGGTGAAAGGAGTTGTCTGCAAGAAAAATGTAGCTCATCGACGAATGACATCCAAAATAGAGAAGCCTCGCATATTAATCCTTGGAGGGGCTCTTGAATACCAGCGTGTCTCGAACCACTTATCAAGTTTTGATACTTTGTTGCAGCAG GAAATGGATCATCTCAAGATGGCTGTTGCCAAAATTGATGTACACCAACCAGATGTTCTTCTGGTGGAAAAATCTGTATCTCGCTATGCACAAGAGTACCTCCTGGCAAAGGACATATCACTTGTCTTAAATATCAAGAGGACACTTTTGGAGCGTATAGCCCGTTGCACGGGTAGTCAGATAGTACCTTCAATAGATCATTTCTCATCTAAAAAATTGGGATTCTGTGACATGTTCCATGTTGAGAAGTTTATTGAAGAGCATGGTACAGCTGGACAGAATGGAAAGAAGCTGGCAAAGACTCTAATGTACTTTGAAGGCTGTCCAAAGCCACTGGGGTGCACT GTATTACTCCGTGGTGCAAATGGGGATGAGTTGAAGAAAGTAAAGCATGTCtttcaatattcaatttttgCAGCTTATCATTTGGCTCTGGAAACATCTTTTCTTGCTGATGAGGGAGCATCTCTACCTGAGCTTCCTCTGAATTCTTCAATAACTGTAGCACTTCCGGATAAATCATCAACTATTGGCAGGTCAATCTCAGTAGTACCTGGTTTTACCATTCATGACACTGAGAAAACTCAATCAGCACTATGTGATGGTGCACCACAGAGATCAAATAGCGTTCCCACAACAGACCTGGTCAAGACTGCAAACCTTTGTGCTCAGAAAATGAGTATGACAGAGTTCCCTACTGCTGCAAACACTGAGACTTCCTTCCTTGGGCCCTTGCTGACTGGTACATCTGTGGACAGAGGTATCATGCATATGATAGAGTCTTCCTTCTCAAAGCCATCAGTAGCCAACAATATCCAAGATTCCCAAGGATACCATTTCTTGTCTACCAGTTCTGCGCCTTCAGATAAAGTTGAACAGGGTTGTTTGTCAAAGAATGTCCAAAATTGCAGGGTTGATGTGAACCAAAGAGGCGCAAATCCAATTCTTTCGCAACTAGACGGACCAAATGTTTATGATGAACCAGACTCTTCAAAGGAAGAGTTCCCTCCGTCCCCATCTGACCATCAAAGCATTTTAGTTTCCTTATCATCCCGATGTGTTTGGAAGGGTACTGTCTGTGAAAGGTCTCATCTCTTTCGGATAAAATATTATGGGAACTGTGATAAGCCATTGGGTCGATTTCTACGAGATAATTTGTTTGATCAA AGTTATAGATGTAGTTTATGTGACATGCCTTCAGAAGCACATGTTCAGTGTTATACTCATCGTCAAGGCACTTTAACTATTTCTGTTAAGAAGCTGCCAGAGTTTCTTTTGCCTGgtgaaagggaaggaaaaatatGGATGTGGCATAGATGCCTGAGATGTCCACGGGTTGATGGATTTCCCCTAGCTACTCAAAGAGTTGTGATGTCTGATGCTGCTTGGGGTTTATCCTTTGGGAAATTCCTAGAACTTAGTTTTTCAAACCATGCAGCTGCAAGCAGAGTGGCTAGTTGCGGGCATTCGTTACACAGAGATTGTCTTCGGTTTTATGG TTTCGGAAAAATGGTTGCATGCTTCCGCTATGCGTCAATTGATGTTCACTCAGTGTGCCTTCCTCCTGCAAAGCTGGATTTCAACGATGAGAAAAATCAGGACTGGATACAACAAGAAGTGAATGAG GTCATTGTCCGAGCTGAACGTTTGTTTTCTGAGGTTCTGAATGCAATCCGTCTTCTAGTGGAGAAAAAATCTGGTGGTCAAGTTAACAGCAGCGCTGAAGCATCTGAAGCACCTGAAGCAAGAGGTCAAATTGCTGTCTTGGAAGGAATGCTGCGGAAGGAGAAGGAAGAATTTGAA GAATCTCTCCAGAAAATTTTGAACAAGGAGGCGAAAAAGGTGCAGCCTGTCATTGATATTTTCGAGATTAATCGGTTACGAAGGCAATTTATTTTCCAATCTTATATGTGGGATCACCGTCTCGTATATGCGGCCAGCTTAGAATGTGAGGATCATTGTGTTACTGAAGAGAAACCTCTTGTTGGTAATGATAAGTCCACTGGTCCAGATAATCCCTCCAGGCCTAGTGACTGTTTGAACGTCATTGATTCTGTTTCTGTAACTCCAATACTTGGTGAAAAATATAATGATGGAGTAAGTGGTAGCCAAAAGAATCATGTGGACACAGTTCATCAAGGATCTGAGGTTCTCCTTGATTCTAGTTGCGCAGTTGAGAAACCAGCAGGTCTCCCCGCTGGAACAGAAAGCTTCTGCGGGTTGAACTCTGCAGAATCCACTGCAGAGGGGTCTAGAGCCCTTTCTGATGGGCAGTCCGCGGTCATGGATACTTTGTCAGATACTCTTGAGGCAGCTTGGACTGGTGAAACTACATCCGGTCCTGGAGTGCTGAAGGATGGTACTTGCAGATCTTCGGAACCACCTATAGCAGATTCATCAACAACTAGATTAGCAGAAAAAGTAGATGTTGAAGACCCTGTGGAGGAAAACGGAACTAAGGCGTCTGGATTTCCTCCTTCATTATCCTCTAAGAGCTCTGAAAGTGCGGAAGATGCCGGGGGATGGTTAGGTATGTCTTTTATTAGCTTCTACTGGTCACTGAACAAAAACTTTTTACCAAGTGCTCAGAAGTTGGATACACTTGGCGAGTACAGCCCTGTCTACATTTCATCATTTAGAGAGTCAGAGGCACAAGGTGGAGCCAGATTGCTCCTACCTGTTGGGGTTAATGATACCATTATACCAGTGTATGACGAAGAGCCCACAAGTATTATATCTTATGCACTAGTTTCACCAGATTATCTTGCACAAATATCCGATGAACCAGAGAAATCAAAGGATGCTAGTTTGTACTCTAACCTGCCACTGCAGTCTCAAGAATCTGGAAGTCTGCAGTCGCTTCAATCTATGGATGAAATATTATCAGAATCCCTCAGAAGTCTTGGATCTATAGATGAAAGTTTCTTGTCTTCGTCCAGTAGTCATAGCTCTTCGGTTTTGGATCCGCTCTCTTGCACGAAGACAATGCATGCCAGAGTCTCCTTTTCGGATGATGGACCACTTGGGAAAGTGAAGTATAATGTGACTTGTTATTATGCGAAGCGCTTTGAAGCTTTGAGGAGGAAATGTTGCCCATCTGAGATGGATTACATAAGATCTCTTAGCCGCTGTAAGAAATGGGGAGCCCAAGGAGGCAAGAGCAATGTTTTCTTTGCTAAAACCTTGGATGACCGATTCATTATCAAACAAGTGACTAAGACAGAGCTGGAATCTTTTATAAAGTTTGCTCCAGCATATTTTAAGTATCTTTCAGAATCCATAAACTCAAGGAGTCCTACTTGCCTGGCAAAAATTTTGGGGATCTATCAG GTGACATCTAAGCATCTTAAAGGAGGGAAGGAATCTAAACTGGATGTGCTAGTTATGGAGAACCTTCTATTTGGGAGGAACCTAACGCGGCTTTATGACCTTAAAGGATCTGCCAGGTCTCGTTACAATCCCGACTCTAGTGGAAGTAATAAGGTCTTACTGGATCAGAACCTGATCGAGTCTATGCCAACTTCACCTATTTTTGTTGGAAACAAAGCCAAGAGACTTTTGGAACGAGCAGTCTGGAATGACACCGCTTTTCTTGCA TCGGTTGATGTGATGGATTACTCACTATTAGTTGGTGTTGACGAAGAAAAGCATGAACTCGTTATTGGGATTATTGACTTCATGAGGCAGTATACATGGGACAAGCACCTCGAGACATGGGTTAAGGCCTCTGGCATCCTTGGTGGACCTAAGAATACACCTCCCACTGTAATTTCACCTAAGCAATACAAAAAGAGGTTCCGGAAGGCAATGACCACTTATTTCCTGATGGTTCCGGATCACTGGTCTCCTCTTACTATTACTCCCAACAAGTCACAGAATGATTTGTCTGGAGAGAACACGCTAAGTGTAAAATCTACCGAGTGA
- the LOC101263796 gene encoding 1-phosphatidylinositol-3-phosphate 5-kinase FAB1B-like isoform X4: MIYRGIFGCPIIYVGDPRPLREEWEKIRVCNYCYKQWDQGLVSSVSNGTRVANLHICTSPSTTTSFTSFKSSGTADSNRQNYASVRGSFEFAHAGVLDPSLNQYAFCATRSDDEEDEYGVYQLDSQGHFPQVNDYYSQIQYDEIKKDYGSHKEHPDGEAIDEKSVSSSSLHNSFDSQASEEVQQIEKQDISDECEVPPSLNVPEEINVEPVDFDNNGLLWIPPEPEDQEDEKEALMNDDDDDGDAAGEWGGLRSSSSHGSGEYRSRDRSNEEQKKVVKNVVDGHFRALVSQIMQAQGVAIDEEDEKESWLEIITSLSWEAATLLKPDTSRSGGMDPGGYVKVKCIASGRRGDSVVVKGVVCKKNVAHRRMTSKIEKPRILILGGALEYQRVSNHLSSFDTLLQQEMDHLKMAVAKIDVHQPDVLLVEKSVSRYAQEYLLAKDISLVLNIKRTLLERIARCTGSQIVPSIDHFSSKKLGFCDMFHVEKFIEEHGTAGQNGKKLAKTLMYFEGCPKPLGCTVLLRGANGDELKKVKHVFQYSIFAAYHLALETSFLADEGASLPELPLNSSITVALPDKSSTIGRSISVVPGFTIHDTEKTQSALCDGAPQRSNSVPTTDLVKTANLCAQKMSMTEFPTAANTETSFLGPLLTGTSVDRGIMHMIESSFSKPSVANNIQDSQGYHFLSTSSAPSDKVEQGCLSKNVQNCRVDVNQRGANPILSQLDGPNVYDEPDSSKEEFPPSPSDHQSILVSLSSRCVWKGTVCERSHLFRIKYYGNCDKPLGRFLRDNLFDQSYRCSLCDMPSEAHVQCYTHRQGTLTISVKKLPEFLLPGEREGKIWMWHRCLRCPRVDGFPLATQRVVMSDAAWGLSFGKFLELSFSNHAAASRVASCGHSLHRDCLRFYGFGKMVACFRYASIDVHSVCLPPAKLDFNDEKNQDWIQQEVNEVIVRAERLFSEVLNAIRLLVEKKSGGQVNSSAEASEAPEARGQIAVLEGMLRKEKEEFEESLQKILNKEAKKVQPVIDIFEINRLRRQFIFQSYMWDHRLVYAASLECEDHCVTEEKPLVGNDKSTGPDNPSRPSDCLNVIDSVSVTPILGEKYNDGVSGSQKNHVDTVHQGSEVLLDSSCAVEKPAGLPAGTESFCGLNSAESTAEGSRALSDGQSAVMDTLSDTLEAAWTGETTSGPGVLKDGTCRSSEPPIADSSTTRLAEKVDVEDPVEENGTKASGFPPSLSSKSSESAEDAGGWLGMSFISFYWSLNKNFLPSAQKLDTLGEYSPVYISSFRESEAQGGARLLLPVGVNDTIIPVYDEEPTSIISYALVSPDYLAQISDEPEKSKDASLYSNLPLQSQESGSLQSLQSMDEILSESLRSLGSIDESFLSSSSSHSSSVLDPLSCTKTMHARVSFSDDGPLGKVKYNVTCYYAKRFEALRRKCCPSEMDYIRSLSRCKKWGAQGGKSNVFFAKTLDDRFIIKQVTKTELESFIKFAPAYFKYLSESINSRSPTCLAKILGIYQVTSKHLKGGKESKLDVLVMENLLFGRNLTRLYDLKGSARSRYNPDSSGSNKVLLDQNLIESMPTSPIFVGNKAKRLLERAVWNDTAFLASVDVMDYSLLVGVDEEKHELVIGIIDFMRQYTWDKHLETWVKASGILGGPKNTPPTVISPKQYKKRFRKAMTTYFLMVPDHWSPLTITPNKSQNDLSGENTLSVKSTE; the protein is encoded by the exons GagtgatgatgaagaagatgaatatGGTGTTTACCAGTTAGATTCCCAGGGCCATTTTCCCCAGGTTAATGACTACTACAGTCAGATTCAGTATGATGAGATCAAAAAGGACTATGGATCACATAAAGAGCACCCTGATGGAGAAGCTATTGATGAAAAAAGTGTGAGCAGCTCTTCCTTACACAATAGCTTTGATTCCCAGGCTTCTGAAGAAGTCCAGCAGATTGAAAAACAGGACATCTCTGATGAATGTGAAGTTCCTCCATCCCTAAATGTTCCAGAAGAGATTAATGTGGAACCTGTGGATTTTGACAACAATGGACTTCTCTGGATTCCACCAGAGCCAGAAGATCAAGAAGATGAAAAGGAAGCacttatgaatgatgatgatgacgacgggGATGCTGCAGGAGAGTGGGGAGGTTTACGGTCATCAAGCAGTCATGGAAGTGGTGAATATAGAAGTAGGGATAGGTCAAATGAGGAGCAGAAAAAGGTTGTGAAAAATGTGGTTGATGGCCACTTCAGGGCTTTAGTATCCCAAATTATGCAGGCTCAAGGCGTTGCCATCGACGAGGAAGATGAAAAAGAGAGTTGGCTGGAGATTATTACATCCCTATCATGGGAAGCTGCTACACTTCTGAAACCAGACACTAGCAGGAGCGGAGGGATGGATCCAGGGGGATACGTAAAGGTGAAATGTATAGCATCTGGACGTCGTGGTGACAG TGTGGTGGTGAAAGGAGTTGTCTGCAAGAAAAATGTAGCTCATCGACGAATGACATCCAAAATAGAGAAGCCTCGCATATTAATCCTTGGAGGGGCTCTTGAATACCAGCGTGTCTCGAACCACTTATCAAGTTTTGATACTTTGTTGCAGCAG GAAATGGATCATCTCAAGATGGCTGTTGCCAAAATTGATGTACACCAACCAGATGTTCTTCTGGTGGAAAAATCTGTATCTCGCTATGCACAAGAGTACCTCCTGGCAAAGGACATATCACTTGTCTTAAATATCAAGAGGACACTTTTGGAGCGTATAGCCCGTTGCACGGGTAGTCAGATAGTACCTTCAATAGATCATTTCTCATCTAAAAAATTGGGATTCTGTGACATGTTCCATGTTGAGAAGTTTATTGAAGAGCATGGTACAGCTGGACAGAATGGAAAGAAGCTGGCAAAGACTCTAATGTACTTTGAAGGCTGTCCAAAGCCACTGGGGTGCACT GTATTACTCCGTGGTGCAAATGGGGATGAGTTGAAGAAAGTAAAGCATGTCtttcaatattcaatttttgCAGCTTATCATTTGGCTCTGGAAACATCTTTTCTTGCTGATGAGGGAGCATCTCTACCTGAGCTTCCTCTGAATTCTTCAATAACTGTAGCACTTCCGGATAAATCATCAACTATTGGCAGGTCAATCTCAGTAGTACCTGGTTTTACCATTCATGACACTGAGAAAACTCAATCAGCACTATGTGATGGTGCACCACAGAGATCAAATAGCGTTCCCACAACAGACCTGGTCAAGACTGCAAACCTTTGTGCTCAGAAAATGAGTATGACAGAGTTCCCTACTGCTGCAAACACTGAGACTTCCTTCCTTGGGCCCTTGCTGACTGGTACATCTGTGGACAGAGGTATCATGCATATGATAGAGTCTTCCTTCTCAAAGCCATCAGTAGCCAACAATATCCAAGATTCCCAAGGATACCATTTCTTGTCTACCAGTTCTGCGCCTTCAGATAAAGTTGAACAGGGTTGTTTGTCAAAGAATGTCCAAAATTGCAGGGTTGATGTGAACCAAAGAGGCGCAAATCCAATTCTTTCGCAACTAGACGGACCAAATGTTTATGATGAACCAGACTCTTCAAAGGAAGAGTTCCCTCCGTCCCCATCTGACCATCAAAGCATTTTAGTTTCCTTATCATCCCGATGTGTTTGGAAGGGTACTGTCTGTGAAAGGTCTCATCTCTTTCGGATAAAATATTATGGGAACTGTGATAAGCCATTGGGTCGATTTCTACGAGATAATTTGTTTGATCAA AGTTATAGATGTAGTTTATGTGACATGCCTTCAGAAGCACATGTTCAGTGTTATACTCATCGTCAAGGCACTTTAACTATTTCTGTTAAGAAGCTGCCAGAGTTTCTTTTGCCTGgtgaaagggaaggaaaaatatGGATGTGGCATAGATGCCTGAGATGTCCACGGGTTGATGGATTTCCCCTAGCTACTCAAAGAGTTGTGATGTCTGATGCTGCTTGGGGTTTATCCTTTGGGAAATTCCTAGAACTTAGTTTTTCAAACCATGCAGCTGCAAGCAGAGTGGCTAGTTGCGGGCATTCGTTACACAGAGATTGTCTTCGGTTTTATGG TTTCGGAAAAATGGTTGCATGCTTCCGCTATGCGTCAATTGATGTTCACTCAGTGTGCCTTCCTCCTGCAAAGCTGGATTTCAACGATGAGAAAAATCAGGACTGGATACAACAAGAAGTGAATGAG GTCATTGTCCGAGCTGAACGTTTGTTTTCTGAGGTTCTGAATGCAATCCGTCTTCTAGTGGAGAAAAAATCTGGTGGTCAAGTTAACAGCAGCGCTGAAGCATCTGAAGCACCTGAAGCAAGAGGTCAAATTGCTGTCTTGGAAGGAATGCTGCGGAAGGAGAAGGAAGAATTTGAA GAATCTCTCCAGAAAATTTTGAACAAGGAGGCGAAAAAGGTGCAGCCTGTCATTGATATTTTCGAGATTAATCGGTTACGAAGGCAATTTATTTTCCAATCTTATATGTGGGATCACCGTCTCGTATATGCGGCCAGCTTAGAATGTGAGGATCATTGTGTTACTGAAGAGAAACCTCTTGTTGGTAATGATAAGTCCACTGGTCCAGATAATCCCTCCAGGCCTAGTGACTGTTTGAACGTCATTGATTCTGTTTCTGTAACTCCAATACTTGGTGAAAAATATAATGATGGAGTAAGTGGTAGCCAAAAGAATCATGTGGACACAGTTCATCAAGGATCTGAGGTTCTCCTTGATTCTAGTTGCGCAGTTGAGAAACCAGCAGGTCTCCCCGCTGGAACAGAAAGCTTCTGCGGGTTGAACTCTGCAGAATCCACTGCAGAGGGGTCTAGAGCCCTTTCTGATGGGCAGTCCGCGGTCATGGATACTTTGTCAGATACTCTTGAGGCAGCTTGGACTGGTGAAACTACATCCGGTCCTGGAGTGCTGAAGGATGGTACTTGCAGATCTTCGGAACCACCTATAGCAGATTCATCAACAACTAGATTAGCAGAAAAAGTAGATGTTGAAGACCCTGTGGAGGAAAACGGAACTAAGGCGTCTGGATTTCCTCCTTCATTATCCTCTAAGAGCTCTGAAAGTGCGGAAGATGCCGGGGGATGGTTAGGTATGTCTTTTATTAGCTTCTACTGGTCACTGAACAAAAACTTTTTACCAAGTGCTCAGAAGTTGGATACACTTGGCGAGTACAGCCCTGTCTACATTTCATCATTTAGAGAGTCAGAGGCACAAGGTGGAGCCAGATTGCTCCTACCTGTTGGGGTTAATGATACCATTATACCAGTGTATGACGAAGAGCCCACAAGTATTATATCTTATGCACTAGTTTCACCAGATTATCTTGCACAAATATCCGATGAACCAGAGAAATCAAAGGATGCTAGTTTGTACTCTAACCTGCCACTGCAGTCTCAAGAATCTGGAAGTCTGCAGTCGCTTCAATCTATGGATGAAATATTATCAGAATCCCTCAGAAGTCTTGGATCTATAGATGAAAGTTTCTTGTCTTCGTCCAGTAGTCATAGCTCTTCGGTTTTGGATCCGCTCTCTTGCACGAAGACAATGCATGCCAGAGTCTCCTTTTCGGATGATGGACCACTTGGGAAAGTGAAGTATAATGTGACTTGTTATTATGCGAAGCGCTTTGAAGCTTTGAGGAGGAAATGTTGCCCATCTGAGATGGATTACATAAGATCTCTTAGCCGCTGTAAGAAATGGGGAGCCCAAGGAGGCAAGAGCAATGTTTTCTTTGCTAAAACCTTGGATGACCGATTCATTATCAAACAAGTGACTAAGACAGAGCTGGAATCTTTTATAAAGTTTGCTCCAGCATATTTTAAGTATCTTTCAGAATCCATAAACTCAAGGAGTCCTACTTGCCTGGCAAAAATTTTGGGGATCTATCAG GTGACATCTAAGCATCTTAAAGGAGGGAAGGAATCTAAACTGGATGTGCTAGTTATGGAGAACCTTCTATTTGGGAGGAACCTAACGCGGCTTTATGACCTTAAAGGATCTGCCAGGTCTCGTTACAATCCCGACTCTAGTGGAAGTAATAAGGTCTTACTGGATCAGAACCTGATCGAGTCTATGCCAACTTCACCTATTTTTGTTGGAAACAAAGCCAAGAGACTTTTGGAACGAGCAGTCTGGAATGACACCGCTTTTCTTGCA TCGGTTGATGTGATGGATTACTCACTATTAGTTGGTGTTGACGAAGAAAAGCATGAACTCGTTATTGGGATTATTGACTTCATGAGGCAGTATACATGGGACAAGCACCTCGAGACATGGGTTAAGGCCTCTGGCATCCTTGGTGGACCTAAGAATACACCTCCCACTGTAATTTCACCTAAGCAATACAAAAAGAGGTTCCGGAAGGCAATGACCACTTATTTCCTGATGGTTCCGGATCACTGGTCTCCTCTTACTATTACTCCCAACAAGTCACAGAATGATTTGTCTGGAGAGAACACGCTAAGTGTAAAATCTACCGAGTGA